One region of Triticum aestivum cultivar Chinese Spring chromosome 6B, IWGSC CS RefSeq v2.1, whole genome shotgun sequence genomic DNA includes:
- the LOC123134451 gene encoding nuclear transcription factor Y subunit B-3-like yields the protein MDMGFPGAANGAAAAAAGNGSGGGQAPAVREQDRLMPIANVIRIMRRVLPPHAKISDDAKETIQECVSEYISFITGEANERCQREQRKTITAEDVLWAMSRLGFDDYVEPLSIYLHRFREFEGEARGAGVGHHHHGMPPMMLKPRGAPGPMVPHGDMQMHAAGMYGGGAMPPHPHHPFHMPAHHGQYPQYEMYGGEHGMAAYYGGPYAPGNGGNNGDGSGSSGNGHGGESTPPAGNFEHHQTFGYK from the coding sequence ATGGACATGGGCTTCCCCGGCGCGGCGAACGGCGCTGCGGCGGCGGCCGCGGggaacggcagcggcggcgggcaggcGCCGGCAGTGCGCGAGCAGGACAGGCTGATGCCGATCGCGAATGTGATCCGCATCATGCGCCGCGTGCTGCCGCCGCACGCCAAGATATCGGACGACGCCAAGGAGACGATCCAGGAGTGCGTGTCCGAGTACATCAGCTTCATCACGGGGGAGGCCAACGAGCGGTGCCAGCGCGAGCAGCGCAAGACCATCACCGCCGAGGACGTGCTCTGGGCCATGAGCCGCCTCGGCTTCGACGACTACGTCGAGCCCCTCAGCATCTACCTCCACCGCTTCCGCGAGTTCGAGGGCGAGGCGCGGGGCGCCGGCGTCGGCCACCATCACCACGGGATGCCGCCCATGATGCTCAAACCCCGCGGGGCGCCGGGGCCCATGGTGCCGCACGGCGACATGCAGATGCACGCCGCCGGCATGTACGGCGGGGGCGCCATGCCCCCGCATCCGCACCATCCGTTCCACATGCCGGCGCACCACGGCCAGTACCCGCAGTACGAGATGTACGGCGGCGAGCATGGGATGGCCGCGTACTACGGAGGGCCCTACGCTCCCGGAAACGGCGGCAATAATGGCGACGGGAGTGGCAGCAGCGGCAATGGCCATGGCGGTGAAAGCACGCCGCCGGCGGGCAACTTTGAGCACCATCAGACGTTCGGGTACAAGTAG